A window from Pseudomonas sp. MRSN 12121 encodes these proteins:
- a CDS encoding GMC family oxidoreductase translates to MTDSVPRSFDYIVVGAGSAGCVLANRLSADPTLSVCLIEAGPSDRSLFPGAYVRTPAGIIRLIANPKWNWMHQFSAQAASGERPIPCPRGRLWGGSSAINGMIYIRGHRSDYDRWAAAGNQGWSYDELLPYFLRSEHFEPGASPWHGQGGELNVAVQRSPSPVNEVFYQAAQELGWRYNPDFNGEEQEGYGPFHVTQINGERCSAARAFLHPALTRPNLCVLSSTLTHRVLLEGNRACGVEVSQDGQVFRLRARREVILSAGAVNSPQLLLLSGIGPAEELRRHGIAQRHELPGVGHNLQDHQDVVLMYRCDSELTYGLSAKGLLPLARSPWQYLGRRRGPLTSNTVESGAFLRLRPEDAAPELGLIVAPALKNQPQRLVPLGHGVSLHIAVMHPQSRGRVRLNSADPHDKPILDSHFLSHPEDLRKLVEGVRLVRRLAASPAFARRLKGELVPGAQIESQAQIEQWIRDSLGTVFHPVGTCKMGHDADAVVDDQLRVHGVQGLRVADASIMPTLTTGNTNAAAIMIGEKAADLLLGKPALTMPSVARLQEPVSHLAIG, encoded by the coding sequence ATGACTGACTCCGTCCCGCGTTCATTCGACTACATCGTGGTCGGGGCCGGCTCGGCCGGTTGCGTGCTGGCCAACCGCCTGTCCGCCGACCCGACGCTCAGCGTCTGCCTGATCGAAGCCGGGCCCAGCGACCGCAGCCTGTTCCCCGGCGCCTACGTGCGCACGCCGGCGGGGATCATCCGCCTGATCGCCAACCCGAAGTGGAACTGGATGCATCAGTTCAGCGCCCAGGCCGCCAGTGGCGAGCGTCCCATCCCCTGCCCCCGCGGCCGGCTCTGGGGCGGCTCCAGCGCGATCAACGGGATGATCTACATCCGCGGCCACCGCAGCGACTACGACCGCTGGGCCGCGGCCGGCAACCAGGGCTGGAGCTACGACGAACTGCTGCCCTACTTCCTGCGCTCGGAACACTTCGAGCCCGGCGCCTCGCCGTGGCACGGCCAGGGCGGCGAACTCAACGTCGCCGTGCAACGCAGCCCGAGCCCGGTCAACGAGGTGTTCTACCAGGCGGCCCAGGAACTGGGCTGGCGCTACAACCCGGACTTCAACGGCGAGGAACAGGAAGGCTACGGTCCCTTCCACGTCACCCAGATCAACGGCGAACGTTGCAGCGCCGCGCGGGCGTTCCTGCACCCGGCGCTGACACGCCCCAACCTCTGCGTGTTGAGCTCGACCCTGACCCACCGCGTGCTGCTGGAGGGCAATCGCGCCTGTGGCGTCGAGGTCAGCCAGGACGGCCAGGTGTTCCGGCTACGGGCCCGGCGCGAGGTGATCCTCAGCGCCGGGGCCGTCAACTCGCCGCAGCTGTTGCTGCTGTCCGGCATCGGCCCGGCCGAGGAACTGCGGCGCCATGGCATCGCCCAGCGCCATGAACTGCCCGGGGTCGGCCACAACCTGCAGGACCACCAGGACGTGGTGCTGATGTACCGCTGCGACAGCGAGCTGACTTACGGGCTGTCGGCCAAGGGCCTGCTACCCCTGGCCCGCTCGCCCTGGCAGTACCTGGGGCGTCGCCGCGGCCCGCTGACCTCCAACACCGTGGAGTCCGGCGCCTTCCTGCGCCTGCGCCCCGAGGATGCCGCGCCGGAACTGGGCCTGATCGTCGCCCCGGCGCTGAAGAACCAGCCGCAGCGCCTGGTGCCGCTGGGCCATGGCGTGAGCCTGCATATCGCCGTGATGCACCCGCAAAGCCGGGGCCGGGTGCGTCTCAACTCCGCCGACCCGCACGACAAGCCGATCCTCGATAGCCACTTCCTCAGCCACCCGGAAGACCTGCGCAAACTGGTGGAAGGCGTGCGCCTGGTCCGCCGGCTGGCGGCCAGCCCGGCCTTCGCCCGACGCCTCAAGGGCGAGCTGGTGCCCGGCGCGCAGATCGAAAGCCAGGCGCAGATCGAACAGTGGATCCGCGACAGCCTCGGCACCGTGTTCCACCCGGTCGGCACCTGCAAGATGGGGCACGACGCCGACGCGGTGGTCGACGACCAGCTGCGGGTGCACGGCGTGCAGGGCCTGCGGGTGGCCGATGCGTCGATCATGCCGACCCTGACCACCGGCAACACCAACGCGGCGGCGATCATGATCGGCGAAAAGGCCGCGGACCTGCTGCTGGGCAAGCCGGCACTGACGATGCCAAGCGTTGCGCGCCTGCAAGAGCCGGTCTCCCACCTGGCCATTGGCTGA
- a CDS encoding helix-turn-helix domain-containing GNAT family N-acetyltransferase, which produces MSSQSPLVDQIRNASRKLVRELGFMGNTLAGSDLPPSAVHALIELDLYAPLTAAQLGKTLNLEKSSVSRLLAKLIERGDIQESPSPTDAREKHLGLTAQGRKQVAALHAFGSAQVEQALRLLPSFEQNRVVAGLRGYGQALEACRLGQPRIASALPAVQRGYRPGMIGRITELHAQYYARLVGFGQFFEQRVAAGLAEFSARLDQPDNGIWLAVLDEQIVGSIAIDLGGGPDHEQTDRIAHLRWFILDEAARGTGTGRLLLETALAHCDRVGARSCYLWTFSGLDAARHLYEAFGFQLVEEQPAAQWGKTVLEQRFERHHPDPA; this is translated from the coding sequence ATGTCCTCCCAATCGCCACTGGTGGATCAGATCCGCAACGCTTCGCGCAAGCTGGTGCGCGAGCTGGGCTTCATGGGCAACACGCTCGCCGGCTCGGACCTGCCGCCTTCGGCGGTGCATGCGCTGATCGAGCTCGACCTGTATGCCCCGCTCACCGCCGCCCAGTTGGGCAAGACCCTGAACCTGGAGAAATCCTCGGTCAGCCGCCTGCTGGCCAAGCTCATCGAGCGCGGCGATATCCAGGAAAGCCCCAGCCCCACCGATGCCCGGGAAAAGCACCTGGGCCTGACCGCCCAGGGGCGCAAGCAGGTCGCCGCCCTGCATGCCTTTGGCAGCGCCCAGGTGGAACAGGCGCTGCGCCTGCTGCCGTCCTTCGAACAAAACCGGGTCGTCGCGGGCCTGCGCGGTTACGGCCAGGCGCTGGAAGCCTGTCGCCTCGGCCAGCCGCGGATCGCCAGCGCCCTTCCCGCCGTGCAGCGTGGTTATCGGCCGGGCATGATCGGCCGCATCACCGAGCTGCACGCGCAGTACTACGCCCGCCTGGTGGGTTTCGGGCAGTTCTTCGAACAGCGCGTCGCGGCCGGGCTGGCGGAATTCAGCGCACGCCTGGACCAGCCCGACAACGGCATCTGGCTGGCGGTGCTGGACGAGCAGATCGTCGGCTCGATCGCCATCGATCTCGGCGGTGGTCCGGACCACGAGCAAACCGACCGGATCGCCCACCTGCGCTGGTTCATCCTCGACGAAGCGGCCCGCGGCACCGGCACCGGTCGCCTGCTGCTCGAGACGGCGCTGGCGCATTGCGACCGGGTCGGCGCGCGCTCCTGCTACCTGTGGACCTTCAGCGGCCTGGACGCCGCCCGGCACCTGTACGAAGCCTTCGGCTTCCAGCTGGTGGAAGAACAGCCCGCTGCACAATGGGGCAAGACCGTGCTGGAGCAACGTTTCGAGCGCCACCACCCGGACCCGGCCTGA
- a CDS encoding DUF1176 domain-containing protein — MLQRTLIALLLVSAAGQALAQNTVEKVPVLRQTKDWITGCDNLRNCHALSAPSGEHGIQHSALTLHVQRRAGADGPLEIRLDQRGEPAELSALRLDGQPLEPSLLEALVLLPEKKGAQTEVTRYEIADPARARQWLERLRNAAELRLAGNDEAWVPLNGLSAALLLMDAVQGRVDGVTALWRPGPRAASEVPARPLPAQLRAYPGAPALTQAERTRLSAAAAKLATPATPNDDEDYVAAEPQVEVYPLTAQRALTVVLSDCAAYTCDYQISSWSRSDPPQWKELHRQAVPMDNADGSGGAHYDPKTGVLSTYYLARGIGDCGETAQWLFDGETFQLSDYRKMPTCNGLSSGDWPRLWSIAPPAGR; from the coding sequence ATGTTGCAGCGCACCCTGATCGCTCTCTTGCTGGTGAGCGCCGCCGGCCAGGCACTGGCCCAGAACACCGTGGAAAAGGTGCCCGTGCTGCGCCAGACCAAGGACTGGATCACCGGTTGCGACAACCTGCGCAACTGCCACGCCCTGAGCGCCCCCAGCGGCGAGCACGGTATCCAGCACAGCGCCCTGACCCTGCATGTCCAGCGGCGTGCCGGCGCCGACGGGCCCCTGGAGATACGCCTGGACCAGCGCGGCGAACCCGCCGAGCTGTCGGCGTTGCGCCTCGACGGCCAGCCGCTGGAACCGTCGCTGCTGGAGGCCCTGGTGCTGCTGCCGGAAAAGAAAGGCGCGCAGACCGAGGTCACCCGCTATGAAATTGCCGATCCGGCCCGGGCCCGGCAATGGCTGGAACGCCTGCGCAACGCCGCGGAACTGAGGCTGGCGGGCAACGACGAGGCCTGGGTGCCATTGAATGGCCTATCGGCCGCGCTGTTGCTGATGGACGCGGTGCAGGGCCGTGTCGATGGGGTAACGGCGTTGTGGCGTCCGGGCCCGCGGGCGGCCAGCGAGGTGCCGGCGCGACCGCTGCCGGCCCAGCTGCGGGCCTATCCGGGGGCGCCCGCCTTGACGCAGGCCGAGCGCACGCGCCTGTCGGCGGCCGCGGCGAAACTCGCCACGCCGGCCACCCCCAATGACGATGAGGACTATGTGGCCGCCGAGCCGCAGGTCGAGGTCTATCCGCTGACTGCGCAACGGGCGTTGACGGTGGTGCTCAGCGATTGCGCGGCCTACACCTGCGACTACCAGATCAGCAGTTGGTCGCGCAGCGATCCGCCGCAGTGGAAGGAGTTGCACCGGCAAGCCGTGCCCATGGACAACGCAGATGGCTCGGGCGGCGCGCATTACGACCCCAAGACCGGGGTGCTGAGCACTTACTACCTGGCCCGGGGCATCGGTGACTGCGGTGAAACCGCGCAATGGCTGTTCGACGGCGAGACCTTCCAGCTCAGCGACTACCGCAAGATGCCGACCTGCAATGGCCTGTCCTCCGGGGATTGGCCGCGGCTGTGGAGCATCGCGCCGCCGGCCGGTCGCTGA
- the hpaA gene encoding 4-hydroxyphenylacetate catabolism regulatory protein HpaA, with the protein MSDRQPIPNINIGQVYDQRYADSRVHYDKLSNLAGFFGRNMPVHRHDRFFQVHYVKSGAVRVYLDDQQYLESGPMFFLTPPTIAHSFVTEADSEGHVLTVRQQLVWELLEADSRLASGPQIAPACVALTRLEPGFAGEARRLALLFDALQDEAAGQGAGREPALEALTRLILISLLRLSANPLKARPARHEDLQIFHRFNELIEARYLEHWPLAHYASQIGVTEARLNDVCRRIADLPSKRLVYERLMQESKRLLLFTASSVNEICYQLGFKDPAYFSRFFQRYAKMTPGEYRTRQGPANRTD; encoded by the coding sequence ATGAGCGATCGCCAGCCGATCCCCAATATCAACATCGGCCAGGTCTACGACCAGCGCTACGCCGACTCCCGGGTGCACTACGACAAGCTGAGCAACCTCGCCGGGTTCTTCGGCCGCAACATGCCGGTGCACCGGCACGACCGGTTTTTCCAGGTGCACTACGTGAAGAGCGGGGCGGTACGGGTCTACCTCGACGACCAGCAGTACCTGGAATCGGGGCCGATGTTCTTCCTGACGCCGCCGACCATCGCGCATTCCTTCGTCACCGAGGCCGACAGCGAAGGCCATGTGCTGACCGTGCGCCAGCAACTGGTCTGGGAACTGCTCGAAGCCGACAGCCGCCTGGCCAGCGGCCCGCAGATTGCCCCGGCCTGTGTCGCGCTGACTCGCCTGGAACCCGGGTTCGCCGGCGAGGCACGGCGCCTGGCCTTGCTGTTCGACGCCTTGCAGGACGAAGCCGCGGGGCAGGGTGCCGGGCGCGAGCCGGCGCTGGAGGCCCTGACCCGGTTGATCCTGATCAGCCTGTTACGGCTCTCGGCCAATCCCCTCAAGGCCCGCCCGGCGCGGCATGAGGATTTGCAGATCTTTCATCGTTTCAACGAACTGATCGAAGCCCGGTACCTGGAGCATTGGCCGCTGGCGCACTATGCCAGCCAGATCGGCGTCACCGAGGCGCGCCTGAACGATGTTTGCCGGCGCATCGCCGACCTGCCGTCGAAACGCCTGGTATACGAGCGCCTGATGCAGGAGTCCAAGCGCCTGCTGCTGTTCACCGCCAGTTCCGTGAATGAAATCTGCTACCAGCTGGGGTTCAAGGACCCGGCGTATTTCAGCCGCTTTTTCCAGCGCTACGCGAAGATGACGCCGGGGGAATACCGGACGCGCCAGGGCCCGGCAAACCGCACAGACTGA
- a CDS encoding fumarylacetoacetate hydrolase family protein, with amino-acid sequence MSRALHEVATGTLFGVALNYQGLLRSHLESFTQPPYQQPPVKPVLFIKTPNTRNAHGGAVVYPRGVERLQPGPALGVVIGKDASRVSAENALQHVAGYTIVNEFSLPEDSYYRPAVKAKCRDGFCAFGPELVPAQQVRDPHDLELKLWVNGELRQRNSTANLVRGIPQLIAEISEFMTLHQGDVLITGTPEGRVDVMPGDRIEVEISGLGRLANHVVAEIAAE; translated from the coding sequence ATGAGCCGTGCACTGCATGAAGTCGCCACCGGCACCCTGTTCGGCGTCGCGCTGAACTACCAGGGCCTGTTGCGCAGCCACCTGGAATCCTTCACCCAGCCGCCCTACCAGCAACCGCCGGTCAAGCCGGTGCTGTTCATCAAGACCCCCAACACGCGCAACGCCCATGGCGGCGCCGTGGTCTATCCGCGGGGTGTCGAGCGCCTGCAGCCGGGCCCGGCGCTGGGCGTGGTGATCGGCAAGGACGCCAGCCGGGTCAGCGCGGAAAACGCCCTGCAGCACGTCGCCGGCTACACCATCGTCAACGAATTCAGCCTGCCCGAGGACAGCTACTACCGCCCCGCCGTCAAGGCCAAATGCCGGGATGGCTTCTGCGCCTTCGGCCCGGAACTGGTGCCGGCGCAGCAGGTGCGCGATCCCCACGACCTGGAACTCAAGCTGTGGGTCAACGGCGAACTGCGCCAACGCAACAGCACCGCCAACCTGGTGCGCGGCATCCCCCAGCTGATCGCCGAAATCAGCGAATTCATGACCCTGCACCAGGGCGATGTGCTGATCACCGGCACCCCCGAAGGTCGCGTCGACGTCATGCCCGGCGACCGTATCGAAGTGGAGATCAGCGGCCTGGGCCGTCTCGCCAATCATGTTGTCGCCGAAATAGCCGCCGAATAA
- a CDS encoding fumarylacetoacetate hydrolase family protein produces MKHARIRYQGQVHEVVVNAPNSVKLADGRVLAEDQVEWLPPATGSMFALGLNYADHAAELAFKPPTEPLAFIKSPGTYTGHNQVTWRPDNVAYMHYECELVAVIGKTARNVKRADALDYLAGYTVCNDYAIRDYLENYYRPNLRVKNRDATTPVGPWIVDVADVPQPNDLKLRTWVNGELRQEGSTRDMIFDIPYLIEYLSSFMTLQPGDMIATGTPEGLSDVVPGDEVVVEVEGVGRLVNRIVSEAEFFASKAPHDTQSAAKEHA; encoded by the coding sequence ATGAAACACGCCCGCATCCGTTATCAAGGCCAGGTCCACGAGGTCGTGGTCAATGCGCCCAACAGCGTGAAACTGGCCGATGGCCGCGTCCTCGCCGAGGACCAGGTCGAGTGGCTGCCACCGGCCACCGGCAGCATGTTCGCCCTGGGCCTGAACTACGCCGACCACGCCGCCGAACTGGCCTTCAAGCCGCCGACCGAGCCGCTGGCCTTCATCAAGTCCCCCGGCACCTACACCGGCCACAACCAGGTCACCTGGCGCCCGGACAACGTCGCCTACATGCACTACGAGTGCGAGCTGGTGGCGGTGATCGGCAAGACCGCGCGCAACGTCAAGCGCGCGGACGCCCTGGACTACCTGGCCGGCTACACGGTGTGCAACGACTATGCGATCCGCGACTACCTGGAAAACTACTACCGGCCCAACCTGCGGGTGAAGAACCGCGACGCCACCACGCCCGTCGGCCCATGGATAGTCGACGTGGCCGACGTGCCGCAGCCGAACGACCTCAAGCTGCGCACCTGGGTCAACGGCGAGCTGCGCCAGGAAGGCTCGACCCGCGACATGATCTTCGACATCCCCTACCTGATCGAATACCTGTCCAGCTTCATGACCCTGCAACCCGGCGACATGATCGCCACCGGCACCCCCGAGGGCCTGTCCGACGTGGTGCCGGGCGACGAGGTGGTGGTGGAGGTCGAGGGCGTCGGCCGGCTGGTCAACCGCATCGTCAGCGAGGCGGAATTCTTCGCCAGCAAGGCACCACACGACACGCAATCCGCGGCCAAGGAGCACGCATAA
- the hpaE gene encoding 5-carboxymethyl-2-hydroxymuconate semialdehyde dehydrogenase gives MIKHWINGREVESQDVFTNYNPATGEAIGEVASGGAGEIAQAVAAAKDAFPKWANTPARERARLMRKLGELIDQNVPQLAELETLDTGLPIHQTRNVLIPRASHNFDFFAEVCTRMDGHSYPVDDQMLNYTLYQPVGVCALVSPWNVPFMTATWKTAPCLALGNTAVLKMSELSPLTANELGRLALEAGIPAGVLNIVQGYGATAGDALVRHPDVRAISFTGGTATGKKIMQTAGLKKYSMELGGKSPVLIFEDADLERALDAALFTIFSLNGERCTAGSRIFIQESVYPQFVAEFAARAKRLIVGDPTDPKTQVGSMITQAHYDKVTGYIRIGIEEGATLLAGGLERPANLPAHLARGQFIQPTVFADVNNRMRIAQEEIFGPVVCLIPFKDEAEALQLANDTEYGLASYIWTQDIGKAHRLARGIEAGMVFINSQNVRDLRQPFGGVKGSGTGREGGEYSFEVFAEIKNVCISMGSHHIPRWGV, from the coding sequence ATGATCAAGCACTGGATCAACGGCCGCGAGGTCGAAAGCCAAGACGTCTTCACCAACTACAACCCGGCCACCGGCGAGGCGATCGGTGAAGTGGCCAGCGGCGGCGCCGGGGAAATCGCCCAGGCGGTGGCAGCGGCCAAGGACGCCTTTCCCAAGTGGGCCAACACCCCGGCCAGGGAGCGCGCGCGCCTGATGCGCAAGCTCGGCGAGCTGATCGACCAGAACGTGCCGCAGCTGGCGGAACTGGAAACCCTCGACACCGGCCTGCCGATCCACCAGACCCGCAACGTGCTGATCCCCCGCGCCTCGCACAACTTCGACTTCTTCGCCGAGGTCTGCACCCGCATGGATGGCCACAGCTATCCGGTGGACGACCAGATGCTCAACTACACCCTGTACCAGCCGGTCGGCGTGTGCGCCCTGGTGTCGCCGTGGAACGTGCCGTTCATGACCGCCACCTGGAAGACCGCACCGTGCCTGGCCCTGGGCAATACCGCGGTGCTGAAGATGAGCGAGCTGTCGCCGCTGACCGCCAACGAACTGGGGCGCCTGGCCCTCGAGGCGGGCATTCCGGCCGGCGTGCTGAACATCGTCCAGGGTTACGGCGCCACTGCCGGCGACGCCCTGGTGCGCCACCCCGACGTGCGCGCCATTTCCTTCACCGGCGGCACCGCCACCGGCAAGAAGATCATGCAGACCGCCGGGCTGAAGAAGTATTCGATGGAACTAGGCGGCAAGTCGCCGGTGCTGATCTTCGAAGACGCCGACCTGGAACGTGCCCTGGACGCCGCGTTGTTCACCATTTTCTCGCTCAACGGCGAACGCTGCACCGCCGGCAGCCGGATCTTCATCCAGGAAAGCGTCTACCCGCAGTTCGTCGCCGAGTTCGCCGCCCGTGCCAAACGGCTGATCGTCGGTGACCCGACCGATCCCAAGACCCAGGTCGGCTCGATGATTACCCAGGCCCACTACGACAAGGTCACCGGCTACATCAGGATCGGGATCGAAGAAGGCGCCACCCTGCTCGCCGGCGGCCTGGAACGCCCGGCCAACCTGCCGGCGCACCTCGCGCGCGGCCAGTTCATCCAGCCGACGGTGTTCGCCGACGTCAACAACCGGATGCGCATCGCCCAGGAAGAGATCTTCGGCCCGGTGGTCTGCCTGATCCCGTTCAAGGACGAAGCCGAGGCCCTGCAACTGGCCAACGACACCGAGTACGGCCTGGCCTCCTACATCTGGACCCAGGACATCGGCAAGGCCCATCGCCTGGCCCGCGGCATCGAGGCCGGGATGGTGTTCATCAACAGCCAGAACGTGCGCGACCTGCGCCAGCCGTTCGGCGGGGTCAAGGGCTCCGGCACCGGCCGCGAAGGCGGCGAGTACAGCTTCGAGGTGTTCGCCGAGATCAAGAACGTCTGTATTTCCATGGGTAGCCACCACATCCCGCGGTGGGGCGTATAA
- the hpaD gene encoding 3,4-dihydroxyphenylacetate 2,3-dioxygenase yields MGEVVMAAKVCHVPSMYLSELPGKHHGCREAAIAGHKEIARRARELGADTAVVFDVHWLVNSGYHINSGERFNGTYTSNELPHFIKNMDYDYDGCPALGELIAAEANAADVRTLAHNIPSLELEYGTLVPMRYMHMGVPPEQHFKVVSIAAWCAWHKLEDSFTFGAAVRRAIEKSDRKVLVLASGSLSHRFSDDRVAEANIHNWTREFDKQVDLRVVELWQQGRFREFCSMLPDYAEHCFGEGRMHDTAMLLGLLGGPEYNRPAEIVTPPFGSSGTGQINAIFPL; encoded by the coding sequence ATGGGCGAAGTCGTCATGGCCGCCAAGGTCTGCCACGTTCCATCGATGTACCTGTCCGAACTGCCGGGCAAGCACCACGGCTGTCGCGAAGCGGCGATCGCCGGGCACAAGGAAATCGCCCGCCGCGCCCGCGAGCTGGGGGCCGACACCGCCGTGGTGTTCGACGTCCACTGGCTGGTCAACAGCGGTTACCACATCAACAGCGGCGAACGTTTCAACGGCACCTACACCAGCAACGAACTGCCGCACTTCATCAAGAACATGGACTACGACTACGACGGCTGCCCCGCGCTGGGCGAGCTGATCGCCGCCGAGGCCAATGCCGCCGATGTGCGCACTCTGGCCCACAACATTCCCAGCCTGGAGCTGGAATACGGCACCCTGGTGCCGATGCGCTACATGCACATGGGGGTGCCGCCGGAGCAGCATTTCAAGGTGGTGTCCATCGCGGCCTGGTGCGCCTGGCACAAGCTCGAAGACAGCTTCACCTTCGGCGCTGCGGTACGCCGGGCCATCGAAAAGAGCGACCGCAAGGTCCTGGTGCTGGCCTCCGGCTCGCTGTCGCACCGTTTCTCCGACGATCGCGTGGCCGAGGCCAACATCCATAACTGGACCCGGGAATTCGACAAGCAGGTGGACCTGCGCGTGGTCGAGCTGTGGCAGCAGGGGCGCTTCCGCGAGTTCTGCTCGATGCTCCCGGACTACGCCGAGCACTGCTTCGGCGAGGGCCGGATGCACGACACCGCCATGCTCCTCGGCCTGCTCGGCGGCCCCGAATACAACCGCCCCGCCGAAATCGTCACACCGCCGTTCGGCAGTTCCGGCACCGGCCAGATCAACGCCATTTTTCCGCTTTAA
- a CDS encoding 5-carboxymethyl-2-hydroxymuconate Delta-isomerase has protein sequence MPHFIAEYTDNIEQAADLPGLFEKVHDYLGASGVFPLGGIRSRGVRLDTWRMADGKHDYAFVHMRLQVGAGRDLATRRQVAEGLFEIIKAHFAALQAQRLLALSFEMSELDAELNFKHNNVHAFLKSQQ, from the coding sequence ATGCCGCATTTCATCGCCGAATACACCGACAACATCGAGCAGGCCGCCGACCTGCCAGGGCTGTTCGAGAAGGTCCACGACTACCTGGGAGCCAGCGGCGTGTTCCCGTTGGGCGGGATCCGCAGCCGCGGCGTGCGCCTGGACACCTGGCGCATGGCCGACGGCAAGCATGACTACGCCTTCGTCCACATGCGCCTGCAAGTCGGCGCCGGGCGCGACCTGGCTACCCGGCGCCAGGTCGCCGAAGGGCTGTTCGAGATCATCAAGGCGCACTTCGCCGCGCTCCAGGCCCAGCGCCTGCTGGCGCTGTCGTTCGAGATGAGCGAGCTGGATGCCGAGCTGAACTTCAAGCACAACAACGTGCATGCGTTCTTGAAGAGCCAGCAATGA
- a CDS encoding MFS transporter: MSSPTLALSSATEADDTYRRITWRLMPLLFTCYIFAHLDRINIGFAKLQMTQDLGFSDSVYGFGAGLFFIAYALFGVPSNLALDRVGPRRWIATLMVVWGLLSSAMLLVDNATGFYLLRFLLGVAEAGFFPGILVLLNRWFPASRRGQVTALFAIAVPMAGVIGGPLSGWILESFHDLGGLRGWQWMFLIEGLPVVFLGLVVLKALPESIDSVDWLSDRQKQQLHAALRQEEQHKPITRFAGIFQDRHVWLLVCIYFAVMLAVNTIAFWMPTLIHHAGIARDSRVGLLSALPYLAGCLFMIGVGRSSDRLRERRWHLSVPLLMSSLGLVAAGLAPDNAWLVMAGLLVAGMGASAALPMFWQLPPAFLASNTQAAGIALISSFGSIAAFLAPYLIGVVRDATQSASLALYALALLIAGGAWLVLRVPALIVNPQEK, translated from the coding sequence ATGTCCAGCCCGACCCTTGCCCTGTCCAGCGCCACGGAGGCCGACGACACCTATCGCCGGATCACCTGGCGGCTGATGCCCCTGCTGTTCACCTGCTACATCTTCGCCCACCTGGACCGCATCAATATCGGCTTCGCCAAGTTGCAGATGACCCAGGACCTGGGCTTCAGCGACAGCGTCTACGGCTTCGGCGCGGGCCTGTTCTTCATTGCCTACGCCTTGTTCGGCGTGCCCAGCAACCTGGCCCTGGACCGGGTCGGGCCGCGTCGCTGGATCGCCACCCTGATGGTGGTCTGGGGCCTGCTGTCCAGCGCCATGCTGCTGGTGGACAACGCCACCGGTTTCTACCTGTTGCGCTTTTTGCTGGGGGTGGCCGAAGCCGGGTTCTTCCCCGGCATTCTGGTGCTGCTCAATCGCTGGTTCCCGGCCAGCCGCCGGGGCCAGGTGACCGCGCTGTTCGCCATCGCCGTGCCGATGGCCGGGGTGATCGGCGGGCCGCTGTCGGGCTGGATTCTCGAAAGCTTCCACGACCTGGGCGGCCTGCGCGGCTGGCAATGGATGTTCCTGATCGAAGGCTTGCCCGTGGTATTCCTCGGCCTGGTGGTGCTCAAGGCCCTGCCGGAAAGCATCGACAGCGTCGACTGGCTCAGCGACCGGCAGAAGCAGCAGTTGCACGCGGCGCTGAGGCAGGAAGAACAGCACAAGCCGATCACCCGCTTCGCCGGTATTTTCCAGGACCGCCACGTCTGGCTGCTGGTGTGCATCTATTTCGCGGTGATGCTGGCGGTCAACACCATCGCCTTCTGGATGCCGACCCTGATCCACCACGCCGGCATCGCCCGCGACAGCCGCGTCGGCCTGCTCAGCGCCCTGCCATACCTGGCCGGCTGCCTGTTCATGATCGGCGTCGGCCGCTCTTCCGACCGCCTGCGCGAGCGCCGCTGGCACCTGAGCGTGCCGCTGCTGATGTCCAGCCTCGGCCTGGTCGCCGCCGGGCTGGCCCCGGACAACGCCTGGCTGGTGATGGCCGGCCTGCTGGTGGCCGGCATGGGCGCCAGCGCCGCGCTGCCGATGTTCTGGCAACTGCCGCCGGCCTTCCTCGCCAGCAACACCCAGGCCGCGGGAATCGCCCTGATCAGTTCGTTCGGCAGCATCGCCGCCTTCCTCGCGCCCTACCTGATCGGCGTGGTCCGCGACGCCACCCAGAGCGCCAGCCTGGCCCTGTATGCCCTGGCCCTGCTGATCGCCGGCGGTGCCTGGCTGGTGCTGCGGGTGCCGGCCCTTATCGTCAATCCCCAGGAGAAATAA